A window from Herbaspirillum sp. meg3 encodes these proteins:
- the holA gene encoding DNA polymerase III subunit delta → MQLRLDALETHLAKSLSPLYVIASDEHLLALEAADKIRKTARANGYTERDVLVVERSFKWGELLAANQSQSLFGDKKLIELRIPTGKPGKDGGQALQEYAANLNPDNLTIISLPKLDWATAKAAWVGTLQQAGVYIDIPLVERAHLPGWIGNRLAAQQQSADRQCMDFIADRVEGNLLAAHQEIQKLGLLYPTGKLTFEQVHDAVLNVARYDVFKLNEAMLSGDAARLMRMMDGLKGEGEALPLVLWAVAEEVRTLLKLKSGVTQGKQLGMLLKEYRIWGPREKLMEPALRRISLPTLQTALQEAAQIDKMVKGLRAKAFSGDAWDALSQLGLKLARGY, encoded by the coding sequence ATGCAGCTGCGGCTAGACGCGCTTGAGACGCACCTGGCGAAATCACTGTCGCCGCTCTATGTCATCGCCAGCGACGAACATCTGCTGGCGCTTGAAGCTGCCGACAAGATCCGCAAGACCGCACGCGCCAACGGCTATACCGAACGCGACGTGCTCGTCGTCGAACGCAGCTTCAAGTGGGGCGAACTGCTCGCCGCCAACCAGTCGCAATCGCTGTTCGGCGACAAAAAACTGATCGAGCTGCGCATCCCCACCGGCAAACCCGGCAAGGACGGCGGCCAGGCGTTGCAAGAATATGCAGCCAACCTGAATCCCGACAACCTGACCATCATCAGCCTTCCCAAGCTGGATTGGGCCACCGCGAAAGCGGCCTGGGTCGGTACGCTGCAACAGGCCGGCGTGTATATCGACATTCCGCTGGTCGAGCGCGCACATCTGCCCGGCTGGATCGGCAACCGCCTCGCTGCCCAGCAGCAGAGCGCCGACCGCCAATGCATGGATTTCATCGCCGACCGCGTCGAAGGCAATCTGCTCGCGGCGCATCAGGAGATTCAAAAGCTCGGCCTGCTCTATCCCACCGGCAAGCTGACGTTTGAGCAAGTGCATGACGCCGTGCTGAACGTGGCACGCTATGACGTCTTCAAACTCAACGAAGCGATGCTGTCGGGCGACGCCGCCCGCCTCATGCGCATGATGGATGGGCTGAAGGGCGAAGGCGAAGCGCTGCCGCTGGTGCTGTGGGCCGTGGCCGAAGAAGTGCGCACGCTGCTCAAGCTCAAATCCGGCGTCACACAAGGCAAGCAGCTGGGCATGCTGCTCAAGGAATACCGCATCTGGGGTCCGCGCGAAAAACTGATGGAGCCGGCACTGCGCCGCATCAGCCTGCCGACGCTGCAGACCGCGTTGCAGGAAGCCGCGCAGATCGACAAGATGGTCAAGGGCTTGCGGGCGAAGGCATTTTCCGGCGACGCCTGGGATGCGCTGTCGCAGCTGGGCCTCAAGCTCGCACGCGGCTACTGA
- a CDS encoding glutamate-5-semialdehyde dehydrogenase: MTIDIEQYMTDIGQRARKASRAMAKADSAAKNRALTLIAAAIRRDADTLRAANQQDLAAARANGLSDAMLDRLTLSDKAIATMAEGLEQIVALPDPIGEISNMKYRPTGIQVGQMRVPLGVIGIIYEARPNVTVDAAGLCIKSGNATILRGGSEAIHCNQALAKLVKEGLAGAGLPQDAVQVVETTDRAAVGALITMTEYVDVIVPRGGKGLIERLIKESKVPMIKHLDGICHVYIDDKADLQKALDVAFNAKCHRYGTCNTMETLLVARAIATDVLPKLAELYRTKEVELRGDAESRQILAGYPLLKEAVEEDWSTEYLAPILAVKIVADMDEAIEHINTYSSQHTDAIVTEDYTRAMRFLREVDSASVMVNASTRFADGFEYGLGAEIGISNDKLHARGPVGLEGLTSLKYVVLGQGQVRQ; encoded by the coding sequence ATGACGATCGACATCGAACAATACATGACCGACATCGGCCAGCGCGCCCGCAAGGCATCTCGCGCCATGGCCAAGGCAGACAGCGCCGCCAAGAACCGCGCGCTGACACTCATCGCCGCCGCCATCCGCCGCGATGCAGATACACTGCGCGCCGCCAATCAGCAAGACCTGGCCGCCGCACGCGCCAACGGTTTGTCGGATGCCATGCTCGATCGCCTGACGCTGTCGGACAAAGCTATCGCCACCATGGCCGAAGGCCTGGAACAGATCGTCGCCCTGCCCGATCCTATCGGTGAAATTTCCAACATGAAGTACCGCCCGACCGGCATCCAGGTCGGCCAGATGCGTGTCCCGCTGGGCGTCATCGGCATCATCTACGAAGCACGTCCCAATGTCACCGTCGACGCGGCGGGCCTGTGCATCAAGAGCGGCAACGCGACGATACTGCGTGGCGGTTCTGAAGCCATTCATTGCAATCAGGCGTTGGCGAAACTGGTCAAAGAAGGTCTGGCCGGCGCCGGTTTGCCGCAAGACGCCGTGCAAGTGGTCGAGACCACCGACCGCGCCGCCGTCGGCGCGCTGATCACCATGACCGAATACGTTGACGTCATCGTACCGCGCGGCGGCAAAGGACTGATCGAGCGCCTGATCAAGGAATCCAAGGTACCGATGATCAAGCATCTGGACGGCATTTGCCATGTCTACATCGACGACAAGGCCGACCTGCAAAAGGCGCTGGACGTCGCCTTCAACGCCAAGTGCCACCGCTACGGCACCTGCAACACCATGGAAACTCTGCTGGTGGCGCGCGCCATCGCGACCGACGTGTTGCCGAAGCTGGCCGAGCTGTACCGCACCAAGGAAGTCGAATTGCGCGGCGACGCTGAAAGCCGCCAGATCCTGGCCGGTTATCCGCTGCTGAAAGAAGCCGTCGAAGAAGACTGGAGCACCGAATACCTGGCGCCGATTCTGGCTGTGAAAATCGTCGCCGACATGGACGAAGCAATCGAGCACATCAACACCTACTCGTCGCAGCACACTGACGCCATCGTCACGGAAGATTACACCCGCGCCATGCGTTTCCTGCGCGAAGTCGATTCGGCTTCGGTAATGGTCAATGCCTCGACGCGTTTCGCCGACGGTTTTGAATACGGCCTCGGTGCCGAAATCGGTATCTCCAACGACAAACTGCATGCACGCGGCCCGGTCGGTCTGGAAGGACTGACTTCGCTGAAATACGTCGTATTGGGACAAGGACAAGTACGCCAATAA
- a CDS encoding CopD family protein, translating to MLWIKALHIVFIASWFAGLFYLPRIFVNLAQETEIVVKERLLGMARRLYRFTTILAIPAIALGLYLYLVIGIGKGPGNGWMHAKLALVILVIGYHHACGSLLKKFENGQNKRSHTWFRWFNEVPVLLLLAIVILVVVKPF from the coding sequence ATGCTCTGGATCAAAGCCCTGCACATCGTATTCATTGCCTCGTGGTTCGCCGGCCTGTTCTACTTGCCGCGCATCTTCGTCAATCTGGCGCAGGAAACCGAAATCGTTGTCAAAGAACGTCTGCTCGGCATGGCGCGTCGCCTGTATCGTTTCACCACCATTCTGGCGATTCCGGCGATCGCGCTGGGCTTGTACCTGTATCTGGTCATCGGCATCGGCAAAGGTCCGGGCAACGGCTGGATGCATGCCAAGCTGGCACTGGTGATTCTGGTGATCGGCTATCACCATGCCTGCGGTTCGCTGCTCAAGAAGTTCGAAAACGGTCAAAACAAGCGCAGCCACACCTGGTTCCGCTGGTTCAACGAAGTCCCGGTATTATTGCTGTTGGCCATTGTGATCCTGGTCGTCGTCAAGCCGTTCTGA
- a CDS encoding 2-hydroxychromene-2-carboxylate isomerase, whose amino-acid sequence MGKVCEYFFAPHSPFAYLGHARFVALAKQYDVQVVLKPFDLSKIFGQSGGLPLAKRAPQRQAYRLKELARWSKFLGLPMNLQPTYFPVQSDAAARLIIATQLAHGTNAALELTGAVMRAIWEEEKNIADNDTLLAIANGLGHDGVSLLKSSETASVQAEFDRFTEEATAANVFGAPWFVVDGEGYWGQDRLDFVERAFAEK is encoded by the coding sequence ATGGGCAAAGTATGTGAATACTTCTTCGCGCCGCATTCCCCGTTTGCTTATCTGGGACACGCGCGTTTTGTCGCTTTGGCCAAGCAGTACGACGTGCAGGTCGTGCTCAAGCCTTTCGACCTGAGCAAGATTTTCGGCCAGTCCGGCGGTTTGCCGCTGGCCAAGCGCGCGCCGCAACGCCAGGCGTATCGACTCAAGGAACTGGCGCGCTGGAGCAAATTCCTCGGCCTGCCGATGAACCTGCAGCCGACTTACTTCCCGGTGCAGAGTGACGCCGCCGCACGCCTGATCATCGCCACGCAACTGGCGCACGGCACCAACGCCGCGCTGGAGCTGACCGGCGCCGTCATGCGTGCGATCTGGGAAGAAGAAAAGAACATCGCCGACAACGACACGCTGCTGGCAATCGCCAACGGCCTTGGCCATGATGGCGTGAGCCTGCTGAAGTCTTCCGAGACCGCGAGCGTGCAGGCCGAATTTGATCGTTTTACCGAAGAAGCCACCGCGGCCAATGTATTCGGCGCGCCCTGGTTTGTCGTGGACGGCGAAGGCTATTGGGGTCAGGACCGGCTCGATTTCGTCGAACGCGCATTTGCAGAAAAGTAA
- a CDS encoding class I SAM-dependent RNA methyltransferase, with protein sequence MSTNYSYFCPCPRGLEVALAEELNEIAQLAGPDANLKVHTQVPGGVHCSGSMIGAYQLNLRSRIASRVLLRLAHGSYKNENDIYDMALEQEWENWFEVSHTIRVDVTAVKSPLRSLEFATLKIKDAICDRFRERFDERPSVNTKTPDMRISGFLDAHTFTLYLDTSGEALFKRGWRDDTGEAPLRENLAAGLLRTSGWKPGMVLFDPMCGSGTILAEAAQMLAGIPPGAHRRFAFEKFDNFDAEAWLAIKGDFKPNPLPTVPTIFGSDISGDMVNIARNNLRKAGIQFEVPLKQIEAQEVKPPVDANGNPTTGIMLTNPPYGERLSVRGDAAVPTDELFIAFFSAFGTTLKQRFAGWSVFLFSADLGLPKLLRLKEARKTPFFNGALECRLFRFDMVEGFNRREAAKPKPDRA encoded by the coding sequence ATGAGCACCAACTATTCCTATTTCTGCCCCTGCCCGCGCGGTCTCGAAGTCGCCCTCGCGGAAGAACTCAACGAGATCGCCCAACTGGCCGGCCCTGACGCCAATCTGAAAGTTCATACGCAGGTTCCCGGCGGCGTGCATTGCTCCGGCAGCATGATCGGCGCCTATCAGCTCAACTTGCGTTCGCGCATCGCCAGCCGCGTGCTGCTGCGCCTGGCGCATGGCTCCTACAAGAACGAAAACGACATCTACGACATGGCGCTCGAACAGGAGTGGGAAAACTGGTTCGAGGTGTCCCACACGATTCGCGTCGACGTGACCGCGGTCAAGTCGCCGCTGCGCAGCCTCGAATTCGCTACGCTGAAAATCAAGGATGCTATCTGCGACCGTTTCCGCGAACGTTTCGACGAGCGCCCGTCGGTCAACACCAAGACACCGGACATGCGCATCTCGGGCTTCCTCGATGCACACACGTTCACCCTCTACCTCGACACCTCCGGTGAAGCGTTGTTCAAGCGCGGCTGGCGCGATGACACCGGCGAAGCGCCGCTGCGCGAAAACCTCGCAGCAGGCCTGTTGCGTACCAGCGGTTGGAAGCCGGGCATGGTGCTGTTTGACCCGATGTGCGGCTCCGGTACTATCCTGGCCGAAGCGGCACAAATGCTGGCCGGCATCCCACCGGGTGCACACCGCCGTTTTGCGTTTGAGAAGTTCGATAACTTCGACGCTGAAGCCTGGCTGGCGATCAAGGGTGATTTCAAGCCGAATCCTCTGCCGACCGTGCCAACGATTTTCGGCAGCGACATCTCCGGCGACATGGTCAACATCGCGCGCAACAATCTGCGCAAGGCAGGCATCCAGTTCGAAGTGCCGCTGAAGCAAATCGAGGCGCAAGAAGTGAAGCCGCCGGTGGATGCCAACGGCAATCCGACCACCGGCATCATGCTGACCAATCCGCCTTATGGCGAGCGTCTGAGCGTGCGCGGCGATGCCGCCGTGCCGACCGACGAGCTGTTCATTGCCTTCTTCAGCGCTTTCGGCACCACGCTCAAGCAGCGTTTCGCAGGCTGGAGCGTATTCCTGTTCTCGGCCGACCTCGGCCTGCCGAAATTGTTGCGCCTGAAAGAAGCTCGCAAGACACCGTTCTTCAACGGCGCCCTGGAATGCCGTCTGTTCCGCTTTGACATGGTGGAAGGTTTCAACCGCCGCGAGGCCGCCAAGCCCAAGCCAGATCGGGCTTAA
- a CDS encoding DoxX family protein has protein sequence MTTTINTKADYAAFLLRVTSGLFFLAHAAMKIFVFTLPGTAAFFESLGLPGFLAYLVILLEVVGGIALVIGFYGDLLAIPLAIDLVGAIVTVHGKNGFFFSNPKGGWEYLVMWIVALIAVYLLGNGAFAVKRKSLNNAA, from the coding sequence ATGACCACTACCATCAATACCAAAGCCGACTACGCCGCCTTCCTGCTGCGCGTAACTTCCGGTTTGTTTTTCCTTGCCCACGCCGCGATGAAGATTTTTGTCTTCACCTTGCCCGGCACCGCTGCTTTCTTTGAATCGCTGGGCCTGCCAGGCTTCCTCGCGTATCTGGTCATTCTGTTGGAAGTGGTTGGCGGCATCGCACTCGTCATCGGCTTCTACGGCGATCTGCTGGCGATTCCCCTGGCCATTGACCTGGTCGGCGCCATCGTCACCGTGCACGGCAAGAACGGCTTCTTCTTCTCCAACCCCAAGGGCGGCTGGGAATATCTGGTCATGTGGATTGTTGCGCTGATCGCAGTCTATCTGCTCGGAAACGGTGCCTTCGCCGTGAAGCGTAAGAGTCTGAACAACGCTGCATAA
- a CDS encoding dioxygenase encodes MSTALPSLFVSHGSPMLAVEPGKTGPLLRSIGERLPAPKAILVVSPHWETQTPRVGNLAKQRVIHDFGGFPRELYELDYPAAGSPELAERVAGLLRDAGLHAQTDDGWGLDHGTWVPLRYLYPQANIPVVQLSLQPHQPPSYHYKIGQLLAPLAKEGILLIGSGSFTHNLRELRRGDPTARGDSDSAPHTIEFLQWFLTQMQAGDLEALLDYRHSAPHSVRTHPTDEHLLTLFFAMGAADDWTQLVHLDSGSTYHSLRMDAFAFGTQSSILADLPAAA; translated from the coding sequence ATGTCTACCGCACTGCCTTCGCTTTTCGTTTCCCACGGTTCGCCCATGCTGGCGGTTGAACCTGGCAAGACCGGCCCGCTGTTGCGCAGCATCGGTGAACGCCTGCCGGCACCGAAAGCCATACTCGTCGTATCGCCGCACTGGGAAACCCAGACGCCGCGCGTCGGCAATCTGGCCAAGCAGCGCGTGATCCATGATTTCGGCGGCTTCCCGCGCGAATTGTATGAGCTGGATTATCCTGCCGCCGGTTCGCCGGAACTGGCAGAACGTGTCGCCGGCTTGCTGCGCGACGCCGGCCTGCATGCGCAGACCGACGACGGCTGGGGCCTTGATCATGGCACCTGGGTACCGCTGCGCTATCTCTATCCGCAAGCGAATATTCCGGTCGTACAGCTATCGCTGCAACCGCATCAGCCGCCGTCCTATCACTATAAGATCGGCCAGTTGCTGGCGCCGCTGGCGAAAGAAGGCATCCTGCTGATCGGTTCAGGCAGCTTCACGCACAACCTGCGTGAACTGCGTCGCGGCGATCCGACTGCCCGGGGCGACTCGGATAGTGCGCCGCACACCATCGAGTTCCTGCAATGGTTCCTGACGCAGATGCAGGCGGGCGATCTGGAAGCGCTGCTGGACTATCGCCACTCGGCGCCGCATTCGGTGCGCACGCATCCGACCGATGAACATTTGCTGACCTTGTTCTTCGCCATGGGCGCCGCCGACGACTGGACGCAACTGGTGCATCTGGACAGCGGTTCGACGTATCATAGCCTGCGCATGGATGCCTTCGCCTTCGGCACCCAGTCGTCCATCCTCGCGGATTTACCTGCTGCTGCCTGA
- a CDS encoding LysR family transcriptional regulator yields MNKLREIECFIAVAELGSFVKAADALNVSKAAVSRTILELEARLGARLMQRTTRRLSLTEAGSLYLERCKHIVSALEDADQMLTVGNTDPTGLLRINVPQTFGVLHLVNVWPCLLRRYPGIKLDITLSDRIVDIIEEGYDLAIRIARLPNSSLIYRKLASTRIVVCASPEYLEKHGTPRHPDDLKDHMVMGYSYSADKDEWHFEGPEGAVSVKTNVRMHANNGDTCVAAALAGIGITRQPTFMLSEYIRSGKLVPILPGYMSAELGIYAVYPSRTHLPAKVRATIDFLVHAFEEVQWEDK; encoded by the coding sequence TTGAACAAATTGCGCGAAATCGAATGCTTCATCGCTGTCGCCGAACTGGGCAGCTTCGTCAAGGCGGCCGACGCCCTGAACGTGTCCAAGGCGGCGGTTTCGCGCACGATTCTTGAACTGGAAGCCCGGCTCGGCGCGCGCCTGATGCAACGCACGACGCGCCGGCTGTCGCTGACCGAAGCCGGTTCCCTGTATCTGGAACGCTGCAAGCACATCGTCTCGGCGCTCGAAGACGCGGATCAGATGCTCACCGTCGGCAACACCGATCCGACCGGTCTCTTGCGCATCAACGTGCCGCAGACTTTCGGCGTGCTGCATCTGGTCAACGTCTGGCCCTGCCTATTGCGCCGCTATCCCGGGATCAAGCTCGACATCACGCTGTCGGACCGCATCGTCGACATCATCGAAGAAGGCTACGATCTCGCGATCCGTATCGCGCGCTTGCCGAACTCCTCGCTCATCTACCGCAAGCTGGCGTCAACCCGCATCGTCGTCTGCGCCTCGCCCGAGTATCTGGAAAAGCACGGGACGCCCCGGCATCCGGACGACCTCAAGGATCATATGGTGATGGGCTACAGCTATTCGGCCGACAAGGACGAGTGGCATTTCGAAGGCCCCGAGGGCGCCGTCAGCGTCAAGACCAACGTACGCATGCACGCCAACAATGGCGACACCTGCGTCGCCGCTGCGCTGGCCGGCATCGGCATCACACGCCAGCCGACCTTCATGCTGAGCGAATATATCCGCAGCGGCAAGCTGGTGCCGATCCTGCCCGGCTACATGTCCGCCGAACTGGGCATCTATGCGGTCTACCCGAGTCGCACGCATTTGCCTGCCAAGGTGCGCGCCACCATCGACTTTCTCGTGCATGCATTTGAAGAAGTTCAATGGGAAGACAAATAG
- a CDS encoding 2,4'-dihydroxyacetophenone dioxygenase family protein → MQPTTPEASKMMPYQYPNPKEAPLEIVVGSAIPEDEKVWVPQAENVWFRPLCLNVSQGYWTNLLRVRKSGVLSRHRHPAPVHGMVLKGRWRYLEHNWIAEQGSYVFEPPGETHTLYVPEDVEEMITYFHITGVMYYCDPFGKFEGYEDVFTKLEMCKAHYEKVGLGADFVQQFVR, encoded by the coding sequence ATGCAACCCACTACCCCAGAGGCATCAAAGATGATGCCCTACCAATACCCGAACCCGAAAGAAGCGCCACTGGAAATCGTGGTCGGCTCCGCCATTCCCGAAGATGAAAAAGTCTGGGTGCCGCAAGCCGAGAACGTTTGGTTCCGTCCGCTTTGCCTGAACGTGTCGCAAGGTTACTGGACCAACCTGCTGCGCGTGCGCAAGTCGGGTGTGCTGAGCCGCCATCGTCATCCGGCTCCCGTGCACGGCATGGTGCTCAAGGGCCGCTGGCGCTATCTGGAACACAACTGGATCGCCGAGCAAGGCAGCTACGTGTTCGAGCCGCCCGGCGAAACCCACACCCTGTACGTGCCGGAAGACGTGGAAGAAATGATCACCTACTTCCATATCACCGGCGTGATGTACTACTGCGACCCGTTCGGCAAGTTCGAAGGCTATGAAGACGTCTTCACCAAGCTGGAAATGTGCAAGGCGCATTATGAAAAGGTCGGTCTGGGCGCCGACTTCGTGCAGCAGTTCGTGCGTTGA
- a CDS encoding SDR family NAD(P)-dependent oxidoreductase, whose translation MSYAQADYNFQGAVAVVTGGTGGIGAAISARLAQAGAEVVCWDLKPAVDSLYTQDTVDVTDPASVDAATQRLLASRGRIDFLVNNAGYAGSTVPLDEYDVAEWHRIVEVNLMGVFHTCRSVVPAMRAAGQGRIVNIASLAGKEGTPNASAYSASKAGVVALTKSLGKELANAGILVNALAPAAVKTTLLEQMSPAHVATMISKSPMGRLGYVEEVAEMVAWLCSGSCTFNTGAVFDLSGGRATY comes from the coding sequence ATGAGCTACGCACAAGCCGATTACAACTTTCAGGGCGCAGTCGCCGTGGTCACCGGCGGTACCGGCGGCATCGGCGCCGCCATCAGCGCCCGCCTGGCGCAAGCTGGTGCAGAGGTAGTCTGCTGGGATCTGAAACCCGCAGTCGATTCGCTCTACACCCAAGACACTGTTGACGTCACCGACCCGGCTTCGGTCGATGCGGCGACACAGCGTCTGCTGGCCTCGCGCGGCCGCATCGATTTTCTGGTCAACAACGCGGGCTACGCCGGCTCGACCGTGCCGCTGGATGAGTATGACGTCGCCGAGTGGCACCGCATCGTTGAAGTCAATCTGATGGGTGTGTTCCACACCTGCCGTTCGGTGGTGCCTGCCATGCGCGCCGCCGGACAAGGCCGCATCGTCAACATCGCCTCGCTGGCAGGCAAGGAAGGCACGCCCAACGCGTCCGCCTACAGCGCCTCCAAGGCTGGTGTAGTGGCGCTGACCAAGTCGCTCGGCAAGGAACTGGCCAACGCCGGCATCCTCGTCAACGCGCTGGCGCCGGCCGCAGTCAAGACCACGCTGCTGGAACAGATGAGTCCGGCGCACGTCGCCACCATGATCAGCAAGAGCCCGATGGGCCGCCTCGGCTATGTCGAGGAAGTGGCCGAAATGGTGGCCTGGCTTTGCTCGGGTTCATGTACGTTCAACACCGGTGCAGTGTTCGATTTGTCCGGAGGACGCGCAACTTATTAG
- a CDS encoding MFS transporter, with product MEVQKSSKLKRIQWVALTFLMLAGIVNYLDRSTLSIANHSVSQELGLSASEMGLLLSAFSLAYAFSQLPIGAMLDKFGARVMLGAGMMVWSVAQLAGGFVGSLHQFLVARVFLGLGEAPQFPAGAKVVSEWFAVRERGGPTGIFVASSTIGPALAPPILTVLMLSFGWRMMFVIMGIAGIAVAVGWYIFYRNRNEVELTPSEMLYLADGTDNDPNANAKLTWHEWKGLFKYRTTWGMLFGFMGVIYMVWLYLTWLPAYLEHERHLSIARTGWVVVIPYIFGTLGMLSSGYIADGLMKRGMAPIRSRKWPICAGLIGAGAFTIPAAYTPSTFMAIVYISLAMAFVNMASGGAWALVSVAIPRRLVASLGSLQNFGGYLGGSLAPLITGIVVDKTHSFVNALLISAAVAFAAALVYMFVVNKPIEGDRVAA from the coding sequence ATGGAAGTCCAAAAGAGCAGCAAGCTCAAACGTATTCAGTGGGTTGCACTGACGTTCCTGATGCTTGCCGGTATCGTCAACTACCTCGACCGCAGCACGCTGTCCATCGCCAACCATTCCGTCAGCCAGGAGCTGGGATTGAGTGCATCGGAAATGGGCCTGCTGCTGTCCGCATTCTCACTCGCTTACGCATTCTCGCAATTGCCGATCGGCGCGATGCTCGATAAATTCGGCGCACGCGTAATGCTCGGCGCCGGCATGATGGTCTGGTCGGTGGCACAGCTGGCCGGCGGCTTCGTCGGTTCGCTGCATCAGTTTCTGGTAGCCCGCGTGTTCCTCGGCCTCGGCGAAGCGCCGCAGTTCCCGGCCGGCGCGAAAGTGGTTTCCGAATGGTTTGCCGTGCGTGAACGTGGCGGCCCGACCGGTATCTTCGTCGCTTCGTCGACCATCGGCCCTGCGCTGGCGCCACCGATCCTGACCGTGCTGATGCTGTCGTTCGGCTGGCGCATGATGTTCGTCATCATGGGTATTGCCGGTATCGCCGTCGCAGTGGGCTGGTATATTTTTTACCGCAACCGCAATGAAGTCGAACTGACGCCATCCGAAATGCTGTATCTGGCCGACGGCACCGACAACGATCCAAACGCCAATGCCAAGCTGACCTGGCACGAGTGGAAAGGCCTGTTCAAATACCGCACCACCTGGGGCATGCTGTTCGGCTTCATGGGCGTAATCTATATGGTCTGGCTGTACCTGACTTGGTTGCCTGCCTACCTCGAACATGAACGTCACCTGAGCATCGCACGCACCGGCTGGGTGGTGGTGATTCCGTACATCTTCGGCACGCTGGGCATGCTGTCCTCGGGTTATATCGCCGACGGCCTGATGAAGCGCGGCATGGCGCCGATCCGCAGCCGCAAGTGGCCGATCTGCGCCGGTCTGATCGGTGCGGGCGCGTTTACCATTCCTGCCGCCTACACCCCGAGCACCTTCATGGCTATCGTCTACATCTCGCTGGCGATGGCGTTCGTGAACATGGCAAGCGGCGGCGCATGGGCACTGGTCAGCGTGGCGATTCCACGCCGTCTGGTCGCTTCGCTGGGCAGCCTGCAGAACTTCGGCGGCTACCTCGGCGGCTCGCTGGCTCCATTGATCACCGGCATCGTGGTCGACAAGACTCATTCGTTCGTCAATGCCTTGCTGATCAGCGCCGCCGTCGCCTTTGCTGCTGCGCTGGTGTACATGTTCGTGGTGAACAAGCCGATCGAAGGCGACCGGGTGGCAGCGTAA
- a CDS encoding SDR family NAD(P)-dependent oxidoreductase translates to MTFTPNLFQGKTALVTGGTQGIGGAVARQLAAMGAKVIAAGLPPFATEEFSGTGITLAELNVASEDSVKNLFAGIKQLDIVINCAGIIKRGAEHEVDVFEQVIAVNLTGTMRVCSAARPLLKESKGCIVNLASMLSFFGGGLVPGYSASKGGVAQLTKSLAIAYAADGIRVNAVAPGWIATPLTKALQEDPARSGPILQRTPLNRWGTPEDIGNVTAFLCTPAASFMTGAVVPVDGGYLVS, encoded by the coding sequence ATGACATTCACTCCCAATCTGTTCCAGGGTAAAACCGCGCTGGTCACCGGCGGCACCCAGGGCATCGGCGGCGCAGTGGCGCGCCAGCTCGCCGCCATGGGCGCCAAGGTCATCGCGGCAGGCTTGCCGCCGTTCGCCACGGAGGAGTTCAGCGGCACCGGCATCACGCTGGCTGAACTCAACGTGGCGTCCGAAGACAGCGTCAAAAACCTGTTCGCCGGCATCAAGCAACTCGACATCGTGATCAACTGCGCCGGCATCATCAAGCGCGGCGCCGAACACGAAGTCGATGTCTTCGAACAGGTCATCGCCGTCAACCTGACCGGCACCATGCGTGTCTGTTCGGCGGCGCGTCCCTTGCTGAAAGAAAGCAAGGGCTGCATCGTCAATCTGGCATCAATGCTGAGTTTCTTCGGCGGCGGTCTGGTGCCGGGCTACAGCGCCAGCAAAGGCGGTGTCGCGCAACTGACCAAGTCGCTGGCAATTGCCTACGCGGCCGATGGTATCCGCGTCAACGCAGTGGCGCCCGGCTGGATCGCAACGCCATTGACCAAAGCATTGCAGGAAGACCCGGCACGCTCCGGCCCTATCCTGCAACGCACGCCACTGAATCGTTGGGGTACGCCGGAAGACATCGGCAACGTCACCGCATTCCTGTGCACGCCGGCCGCTTCCTTCATGACCGGCGCCGTCGTGCCGGTCGACGGCGGCTATCTGGTGTCGTAG